A stretch of the Capsicum annuum cultivar UCD-10X-F1 chromosome 10, UCD10Xv1.1, whole genome shotgun sequence genome encodes the following:
- the LOC107844330 gene encoding F-box/LRR-repeat protein 7-like produces the protein MQINPPELNGSKADEDPQLFLEEVRKITDVMYVSEEKSVELASYKLKDIAYDWVVSWKKGTVFKAMEKVKLIGKRLKTAQSHQRVAYEVELPSELSTVNPIIHVSMLKKHISDSVVVDPLESAEIQDSLSFDEILVEILDFQDNGVKTMANHCNELQDLDLSKSLKLTDHSLYTLGLGYPNLTKLNISGCSTFCDGVVEDLADHYQNLRVLNFYGCVRAATDMALKAIGFYCNRMQTINLGWCDKIGDEGVMSLSYSCLDLRALDIGGCVLITGKTCVLVYVSNVFS, from the exons ATGCAGATAAATCCGCCTGAGCTCAATGGGTCCAAAGCGGACGAGGACCCACAGTTGTTCTtggaggaggtgaggaagatTACTGATGTGATGTATGTTTCGGAAgaaaaaagtgttgagttggcgtcCTATAAACtaaaggacattgcttatgattgggttgtatcgTGGAAGAAGGGTACAG TGTtcaaagctatggagaaagttaagctgattgGAAAAAGGTTGAAGACCGCTCAGAGTCATCAAag AGTGGCCTACGAGGTTGAGTTGCCCTCGGAGTTGTCCACCGTTAATCCTATCATTCATgtctctatgctcaagaagcatattagtgattctgttgtggttgaTCCTTTAGAGAGTGCTGAAATTCAGGATAGTCTTTCCTTCGATGAAATTCTTGTTGAGATCCTAGACTTTCAA GATAATGGTGTGAAGACAATGGCCAATCACTGTAATGAATTGCAAGATCTTGATCTTAGCAAGAGTCTTAAGCTTACTGATCATTCCCTTTATACTTTAGGTCTCGGCTATCCAAACCTCACGAAGCTGAATATCAGTGGGTGCTCTACTTTTTGTGATGGTGTAGTTGAGGATCTTGCTGACCATTACCAAAACCtaagagttttaaatttttatggttgTGTTCGAGCTGCAACTGATATGGCATTGAAG GCTATTGGTTTTTACTGTAACCGAATGCAGACTATAAATCTAGGTTGGTGTGATAAAATTGGTGATGAAGGTGTAATGAGTTTGTCTTACAGTTGTCTTGATCTCAGAGCCCTTGATATAGGTGGTTGTGTCCTTATAACTGGTAAAACATGTGTCTTGGTTTATGTATCTAATGTCTTTTCTTAA